One genomic window of Branchiostoma floridae strain S238N-H82 chromosome 4, Bfl_VNyyK, whole genome shotgun sequence includes the following:
- the LOC118414348 gene encoding 12S rRNA N4-methylcytidine methyltransferase-like isoform X2, translating into MIFRKMLTVEFNGLRLLKRLSAAVYRKRNVGSAAEHMGQSKVLADDGHHMWVGEGGSGSGMPHTPVMVREVLDCLDPQPGQVYVDMTFGAGGHTKAILAAQPDTVVYAIDRDPAAHNMAQNIAKQYGKSIRPVLGRFSELLYLLSSQNVQENTVDGFLFDVGASSMQFDQGGRGFSLSQDGPLDMRMDGERFGNKQPTAADVVNSLGEDDLYGIIKTYGSQSQWQRTWLG; encoded by the exons ATGATATTTCGGAAAATGTTAACCGTTGAGTTTAACGGACTTCGCCTTCTGAAGAGACTTTCAGCCGCAGTGTATAGAAAGCGGAACGTTGGTTCTGCTGCCGAACACATGGGGCAATCGAAAGTTTTGGCAGACGACGGTCACCACATgtgggttggggaggggggcagtgggTCAGGTATGCCGCACACTCCTGTGATGGTCCGAGAGGTTTTGGACTGTCTGGACCCTCAGCCGGGACAG GTGTATGTTGATATGACGTTTGGTGCTGGAGGGCACACAAAGGCCATCCTCGCAGCACAACCAGACACCGTGGTGTATGCAATAGACAGGGACCCAGCTGCACACAACATGGCACAGAACATAGCCAAACAGTAtgg CAAATCCATCCGCCCTGTGCTGGGGCGCTTCAGTGAGCTGCTGTACCTGCTGAGTTCCCAGAATGTGCAGGAGAACACAGTGGATGGCTTCCTGTTTGATGTGGGAGCCTCTTCCATGCAGTTTGACCAGGGCGGGCGAGGGTTCTCTCTGAGCCAGGACGGACCACTGGACATGCGTATGGATGGGGAGAG ATTTGGAAACAAGCAGCCCACAGCAGCAGATGTGGTGAACTCTCTGGGTGAGGATGATCTGTATGGCATCATCAAGACATATG GAAGTCAAAGTCAATGGCAGAGAACCTGGCTTGGATGA
- the LOC118414330 gene encoding uncharacterized protein LOC118414330 isoform X1, with protein MRLKCLKTENVCKKPSTILSVIALLVFIAGIDICLGHPHFLSEKLDYGVTYLNTNCSWCSHKVVPDALSNEPCHIRQAGHFRLVESRRLMQWCDGFLWKDMDLARVMDYIRRLNLLQEAVKTLMNGVYNDPPRSCNQIYRRYKKLLGEAPQTGYYYIQPKLASYRVYCEMQGERKGSTRVGRWAQSWDLQNITSPDNQTYEIELLSPEEQQLIHDLPFKTAHVVCDTTLQIEAQDHSFNPSMIKVIRQQSLSRKIKQQKFKINDGSEHTLVELTGCDQLRCSGREGYSAACGTGPEDNQLPARGNTTEPVVLASLLMKTGGNVRNAFTWTGTHYFLLLK; from the exons ATGCGTCTGAAGTGTCTCAAGACTGAAAATGTGTGTAAGAAGCCGAG TACTATCCTGTCCGTGATCGCCCTGCTTGTGTTCATCGCGGGCATTGACATCTGTCTGGGCCATCCGCACTTCCTGTCAGAG AAGCTGGACTACGGTGTGACGTACCTGAACACCAACTGTTCCTGGTGCTCACACAAGGTCGTACCGGACGCGCTCAGCAATGAG CCGTGCCACATCCGTCAGGCCGGCCACTTCCGCCTGGTGGAGTCCCGTCGCCTCATGCAGTGGTGCGACGGGTTCCTGTGGAAGGACATGGACCTGGCCAGG GTGATGGACTATATTCGACGACTGAACCTGCTTCAAGAAGCCGTCAAGACGCTGATGAATG GTGTGTATAACGACCCTCCCCGGTCCTGTAACCAGATTTACCGCCGGTATAAGAAGCTTCTGGGTGAGGCCCCACAGACTGGCTACTACTACATACAACCCAAGCTCGCGTCCTACCGGGTTTACTGTGAGATGCAAGGG GAGAGAAAAGGATCCACCCGTGTTGGACGATGGGCGCAGAGTTGGGACCTACAGAACATTACGTCACCGGACAACCAGACGTACGAAATAGAGCTGTTGTCTCCGGAGGAACAACAACTGATACATG aTCTGCCTTTCAAGACAGCCCATGTGGTGTGCGACACGACACTTCAGATCGAGGCTCAAGACCACAGCTTCAACCCATCCATGATCAAGGTCATCCGCCAGCAATCTTTATCCCGCAAAATCAAACAGCAAAAGTTCAAG ATAAATGACGGCAGTGAGCACACCCTGGTGGAGCTGACGGGCTGTGATCAGCTGCGGTGCTCCGGTCGGGAGGGGTACTCGGCAGCCTGTGGGACCGGGCCCGAGGATAACCAGCTGCCTGCCCGGGGGAACACCACCGAGCCCGTGGTGCTGGCGTCTCTGCTGATGAAGACTGGCGGGAACGTGAGGAACGCCTTCACCTGGACGGGAACACACTACTTCCTGCTCCTGAAGTGA
- the LOC118414347 gene encoding uncharacterized protein LOC118414347 — MNFICILAILLITLGSSHGRRTDSPGTERRRGCKEGRARKVFNMVLEVCDGKDWIPIAADMQEMENGLKKLNKDVRELEMGLVQNPPRGCSDVRTRYLQHTGEDPEEGYYHVRPSTDMYKVYCEFPESAASWTRVGLWDQSWEYDGEKENLTVSLLSDRDHKMIRESNFSKVSINCDISLSFKADAVNNPTTLVALELQRKNNESRSVNVTIPTGDRESYTRVRLMRSSCTKLICQEKIGQPTQCGEGGLPSAGSTSPDLLLTQLQFLPQGRRRSAFSFHGTFYYALFE, encoded by the exons ATGAACTTCATATGCAT CCTCGCGATTCTCCTCATCACCCTGGGGTCGAGTCATGGGAGAAGGACGGACTCCCCTGGGACCGAGCGCCGGCGCGGCTGTAAGGAGGGCCGCGCACGGAAGGTGTTCAACATGGTGTTAGAAGTGTGTGACGGTAAGGACTGGATACCCATAGCGGCGGACATGCAGGAG ATGGAAAACGGCTTGAAGAAACTGAACAAGGATGTCCGCGAGTTGGAGATGG gccTGGTACAGAACCCTCCCCGGGGCTGTAGTGACGTGCGCACACGGTACCTTCAGCACACAGGAGAGGACCCAGAGGAAGGCTACTACCACGTCAGACCCAGCACTGACATGTACAAGGTCTACTGTGAATTCCCG GAGTCGGCGGCCAGCTGGACGCGCGTGGGATTGTGGGATCAATCCTGGGAGTATGACGGTGAGAAGGAGAACCTGACCGTGAGCCTCCTGTCTGACAGGGACCACAAGATGATCAGGG AATCCAATTTCAGCAAGGTCTCAATCAACTGCGACATCTCCCTTAGTTTCAAGGCTGACGCAGTCAACAACCCCACCACGCTGGTGgctctggaactgcagcggAAAAATAACGAGTCACGTAGCGTCAACGTCACCATTCCGACAGGAGACAGGGAGAGCTACACAAGGGTTCGTCTCATGCGGAGCTCCTGTACGAAATTAATTTGTCAGGAAAAG ATTGGCCAGCCGACCCAGTGTGGAGAGGGTGGTCTCCCCTCTGCGGGTTCAACTTCTCCTGATCTCCTCCTGACACAGCTCCAGTTCCTACCGCAGGGCCGGCGTCGCAGCGCCTTCTCCTTCCATGGGACATTCTATTACGCCTTGTTTGAATGA
- the LOC118414328 gene encoding ethanolamine kinase 1-like, translating into MAGPERIELFIDENSVESGALKAMQTVRPSWKPDEIKFKVFTDGITNKLVGCYLEENKKDMVLVRVYGNKTELLVDRVAEIENMQILHVNGCAPELYGVFTNGLCYGYVHGVVLDTQLIRDPKVSRLNGREMARMHHIQPANGKIPEPSLFVKMSKYFTLIPDSFTDAEKNQRYQKEVPSTTQLQQELESLKGALLPLNSPVVFCHNDLLCKNIVYTEAEDKVTFIDYEYASYNFQAYDIANHFDEFAGVDEVDYSLYPDREFQLAWLRSYLQYFHADRPQPVTDREVEILYIQVNKFALASHFFWGLWALIQARFSAIDFDFLDYGILRFNEYLKRKDEFLGLQLPE; encoded by the exons ATGGCGGGGCCGGAGCGGATAGAACTGTTTATCGATGAAAACTCGGTAGAAAGCGGCGCGCTGAAGGCGATGCAGACGGTCAGACCGAGCTGGAAGCCTGATGAGATCAAGTTCAAG GTGTTCACTGATGGCATCACCAACAAGCTGGTGGGATGTTACCTAGAGGAGAATAAGAAGGACATGGTGTTGGTCAGGGTGTACGGCAACAAGACAGAACTGCTGGTGGACAGGGTGGCAGAAATAGAGAACATGCAG ATTCTCCATGTCAATGGCTGTGCTCCTGAGCTGTATGGTGTGTTCACCAATGGTCTGTGTTATGGCTATGTGCATGGGGTTGTGCTGGACACACAGCTTATCAGGGACCCTAAAGTCTCCAG GTTGAATGGACGAGAGATGGCCAGAATGCACCACATCCAGCCAGCCAATGGGAAGATCCCTGAGCCAAGCCTCTTTGTCAAAATGTCCAAATACTTCACTCTTATTCCAGACAGTTTCACTGATGCTGAGAAAAACCAAAG GTACCAGAAGGAGGTCCCCAGCACCACCCAACTACAGCAGGAGTTGGAGAGTCTCAAGGGGGCGCTGCTACCACTCAACTCACCAGTCGTCTTCTGTCACAATGATTTGCTCTGTAAAAACATTGTGTACACAGAGGCTGAAG ACAAGGTGACCTTCATAGACTATGAGTATGCCAGCTACAACTTCCAGGCCTATGACATTGCCAACCACTTTGATGAATTTGCAG gtgtagatgaGGTTGACTACAGCCTGTACCCAGACAGGGAGTTCCAGCTCGCCTGGCTCAGGAGTTACCTGCAGTACTTCCACGCGGATCGGCCTCAGCCTGTCACAGACAGGGAGGTGGAGATATTGTACATCCAGGTCAACAAGTTTGCCTTG GCTTCTCATTTCTTCTGGGGATTGTGGGCACTCATCCAAGCCAGGTTCTCTGCCATTGACTTTGACTTCCTGGA CTACGGCATCCTACGGTTCAATGAGTACCTCAAGAGGAAGGACGAGTTCTTGGGACTACAACTTCCAGAATGA
- the LOC118414288 gene encoding kinesin-like protein KIF18A yields MAQPPRKRRKSSSTQATTTLSGDDDSAQSSNMKVVVRVRPPNASELDDQKARTIVRVMDEHLLVFDPKDDDVSPNYYHGKRKRRDLLTRKNKDLKFIFDRVFNDMTSQQEVYESTTKVIVDGVLNGYNCSVFAYGATGAGKTFTMLGSPQKPGVIFLTMMDLYQRIDQMQSEKICDVAVSYLEVYNETIRDLLVPSGTLAVREDPQKGVVVSGLTLHKPRSAEELIHMLEYGNQNRTQHPTDANATSSRSHAVFQVFVRQKDRTANISSDVRVAKMSLIDLAGSERATVTTNRGARFREGANINKSLLALGNCINALADPQYKGHIPYRNSKLTRLLKDSLGGNCRTVMIAAVSPSSLSYEDTHNTLKYANRAKNIRCTLKKNVVSVDFHVSRYAQICEELRKEVAELKNKIKGYEEGSQPPPPPAVDDAQQAEINRLQGILHSVFKERHIIRKDLQELEMSHCELKVKVHRKERDQDRVKAISSDNLKATGRLERAIAAAKTRQAVFQDRLETAEKRMKENCETLEKVEEELRGQGTEGELPEAVQSFLHTRHLEVEVKDLRKQVKHLKKFAKSQEKDSQASEKLIMSLLVMARRQYFLLKGAGMATSDVTSEFEAVQRMVEGEKEVMWADQSMLGDRTQTGLDLTEVLDLSVMSVVSATPPSGKTPCRTPVQLQPKRVLLTDSNAATTSCTPKGTITTPSPLRVVATPLRVPVSDKKTVQQPPTPQRVAVPSPSVSTPQRVLVQSTPTVPMPMRVPVVPSTTTQTTPAVSNGITQGTLTKALPGRVAASTVTKSTVTKTTTGPVRVHGKPDRKPQSSRALFTEQTQPNRTDECTVLQLQLGPGPLATSSMMSEDSLNLPYDKTMVLSSSQTVSRPEDLPVVKQEASSEGSASGTMEQMQEGQDVTYVQAVSTHTPNNQSAAKKAKLDQSYVIMGDPSTPAVETEEKNTGGDERRMTFTKDDLRPEGQENTASCSTFPTPGHTTAGKRRSLGDVNPPAAAGQHVEQLRKVGLPSMMDKGTFPPPKKPSYMSLTASAAFKRKKHRRSVSSRENFTSKEKQSPVAKETTKPAGTRRKFGFRRSLAHSRSKSAGNLLRWHGNQTSSSRLPVRTPTKL; encoded by the exons ATGGCACAGCCTCCCCGTAAACGTCGCAAGAGCTCGTCCACTCAAGCCACAACAACCCTGAGCGGAGATGACGACAGCGCACAGAGCAGCAACATGAAGGTTGTGGTGCGTGTTCGGCCACCAAATGCCTCGGAACTGGACGACCAAAAGGCGCGCACAATCGTCCGTGTGATGGACGAACACTTGCTGGTGTTTGATCCAAAAGATGATGACGTGTCACCAAACTATTACCACGGAAAACGTAAACGACGCGACCTGCTAACAAGGAAGAATAAAGACTTGAAGTTCATTTTTGACAGAGTCTTCAATGACATGACGTCACAGCAGGAAGTATACGAGAGCACAACTAAAGTCATTGTTGATGGAGTTCTGAATGGGTACAATTGCTCTG TGTTTGCATATGGAGCCACAGGTGCAGGGAAGACTTTCACCATGCTTGGATCCCCTCAGAAGCCTGGTGTAATCTTCCTAACTATGATGGATCTGTACCAGCGCATCGACCAGATGCAGAGTGAGAAAATATGTGATGTAGCAGTCTCATATCTAgag GTGTATAATGAGACGATTCGTGACCTGCTTGTACCATCTGGTACACTAGCAGTACGGGAGGACCCACAGAAGGGTGTGGTGGTGAGTGGACTCACCCTGCACAAG CCACGCAGTGCAGAGGAGTTAATCCACATGTTAGAGTATGGGAACCAGAACCGGACACAGCATCCTACTGATGCTAACGCCACATCTTCACGCTCCCATGCTGTGTTTCAG GTGTTTGTACGTCAGAAGGACCGCACAGCAAACATCAGCTCAGATGTACGGGTGGCTAAGATGTCCCTGATTGACCTGGCAGGGTCAGAGAGAGCGACGGTCACCACAAACCGAGGTGCCCGCTTCAGAGAGGGGGCCAACATCAACAAGTCCCTCCTGGCACTGGGGAACTGTATCAATGCACTGGCCGATCCACAG TATAAGGGCCACATCCCCTACAGGAACAGTAAGCTGACTCGTCTGCTGAAGGATTCGCTAGGTGGAAACTGTCGCACTGTCATGATTGCTGCTGTCAG CCCCTCCAGCCTATCCTATGAAGACACCCACAACACACTCAAATATGCCAACCGGGCCAAGAACATCAGATGCACG CTGAAGAAGAATGTTGTGAGTGTGGATTTCCATGTCAGCCGCTATGCTCAGATCTGTGAGGAACTCAGGAAAGAG GTGGCAGAACTGAAAAACAAGATCAAAGGTTATGAGGAGGGCTCCCAGCCTCCTCCCCCTCCTGCTGTAGATGATGCACAACAGGCAGAGATCAACAG GTTACAAGGCATCCTTCACAGTGTCTTCAAGGAGCGACACATCATCCGGAAGGACTTACAGGAGCTGGAGATGTCTCACTGTGAGCTCAAGGTCAAGGTTCATCGTAAGGAACGTGACCAGGATAGGGTGAAGGCCATCAGCAGCGACAACCTCAAG GCTACTGGCCGGCTGGAAAGAGCAATTGCAGCAGCCAAGACACggcaggcggtgtttcaagatCGTCTGGAGACAGCGGAGAAACGCATGAAGGAGAACTGCGAGACTCTGGAGAAGGTGGAGGAGGAGCTGAGGGGACAAGGCACAGAGGGGGAGCTACCAGAG GCTGTCCAGTCCTTCCTGCACACTCGGCACCTGGAGGTGGAGGTCAAGGACCTCAGAAAACAAGTCAAACATCTTAAGAAGTTTGCCAAGTCCCAGGAGAAGGATTCACAGGCATCTGAGAA GTTGATCATGTCCCTGTTGGTGATGGCACGTAGACAGTACTTCCTGCTGAAAGGCGCGGGAATGGCGACATCTGACGTGACGTCTGAGTTCGAGGCAGTGCAGAGGATGGTGGAGGGGGAGAAGGAGGTCATGTGGGCAGACCAGAGCATGCTGGGAGACAGGACCCAGACTGGGCTGGACTTGACGGAGGTGCTGGACCTGTCAGTCATGAGTGTTGTCTCAGCAACTCCTCCAA GTGGAAAGACACCATGCAGAACACCTGTCCAGCTGCAGCCCAAGAGAGTCTTGCTGACAG ATTCCAATGCTGCTACAACGTCATGTACTCCGAAGGGGACCATTACGACGCCATCTCCCCTCAGAGTGGTGGCTACACCTCTTAGAGTCCCAGTTTCTGATAAGAAGACAGTCCAGCAACCTCCTACCCCTCAGAGAGTTGCTGTACCTAGTCCAAGTGTTTCCACCCCTCAGAGAGTATTGGTACAGTCCACACCAACAGTGCCCATGCCAATGAGAGTGCCAGTTGTTCCGTCCACCACCACCCAAACCACTCCAGCTGTCAGTAATGGGATTACCCAGGGGACACTTACAAAGGCTCTTCCTGGGAGAGTTGCAGCTTCAACTGTAACTAAGTCTACTGTAACCAAGACAACTACAGGTCCAGTCAGAGTTCATGGGAAGCCTGATAGAAAGCCACAGAGCTCCAGGGCACTGTTCACAGAACAGACACAACCCAACAGGACTGACGAGTGTACAGTCTTGCAACTACAACTCGGTCCCGGTCCCTTAGCGACCAGCTCTATGATGTCAGAAGACTCCTTAAACCTGCCATATGACAAGACAATGGTACTGAGCTCATCACAGACTGTGTCTAGGCCAGAGGACCTGCCTGTTGTCAAGCAGGAGGCTTCAAGTGAAGGAAGTGCTAGTGGAACAATGGAACAGATGCAGGAAG GCCAAGATGTGACCTATGTGCAGGCTGTCAGCACTCATACTCCTAACAACCAGTCAGCAGCCAAGAAGGCAAAGCTGGACCAGTCCTATGTTATCATGGGTGATCCTTCCACACCAGCGGTGGAGACTGAGGAAAAAAATACAGG AGGAGATGAGAGAAGAATGACCTTCACTAAAGATGACCTTAGACCTGAAGGTCAGGAGAATACAGCATCCTGCAGCACGTTCCCCACCCCAGGACACACTACTGCGGGGAAACGCAGGTCACTTGGGGACGTCAATCCACCTGCGGCTGCTGGGCAACATGTGGAACAGCTGCGGAAGGTCGGACTGCCATCCATGATGGACAAAG GCACCTTTCCTCCACCAAAAAAGCCATCCTACATGTCTCTGACAGCATCAGCAGCCTTCAAGAGGAAGAAGCATAGGAG GTCTGTTTCATCCCGAGAAAACTTCACCTCCAAGGAGAAACAGAGTCCTGTTGCCAAGGAGACAACAAAACCTGCAGGCACCAGGAGGAAATTTGGCTTCCGCAGATCACT TGCTCACTCTAGAAGCAAGTCTGCAGGCAACCTTCTCCGTTGGCATGGTAACCAAACATCATCCAGCCGACTGCCAGTCAGGACACCAACCAAACTGTGA
- the LOC118414348 gene encoding 12S rRNA N4-methylcytidine methyltransferase-like isoform X1: MIFRKMLTVEFNGLRLLKRLSAAVYRKRNVGSAAEHMGQSKVLADDGHHMWVGEGGSGSGMPHTPVMVREVLDCLDPQPGQVYVDMTFGAGGHTKAILAAQPDTVVYAIDRDPAAHNMAQNIAKQYGKSIRPVLGRFSELLYLLSSQNVQENTVDGFLFDVGASSMQFDQGGRGFSLSQDGPLDMRMDGERFGNKQPTAADVVNSLGEDDLYGIIKTYAHAPDRHQVLNVDKSPLDAPRDRNCPE, from the exons ATGATATTTCGGAAAATGTTAACCGTTGAGTTTAACGGACTTCGCCTTCTGAAGAGACTTTCAGCCGCAGTGTATAGAAAGCGGAACGTTGGTTCTGCTGCCGAACACATGGGGCAATCGAAAGTTTTGGCAGACGACGGTCACCACATgtgggttggggaggggggcagtgggTCAGGTATGCCGCACACTCCTGTGATGGTCCGAGAGGTTTTGGACTGTCTGGACCCTCAGCCGGGACAG GTGTATGTTGATATGACGTTTGGTGCTGGAGGGCACACAAAGGCCATCCTCGCAGCACAACCAGACACCGTGGTGTATGCAATAGACAGGGACCCAGCTGCACACAACATGGCACAGAACATAGCCAAACAGTAtgg CAAATCCATCCGCCCTGTGCTGGGGCGCTTCAGTGAGCTGCTGTACCTGCTGAGTTCCCAGAATGTGCAGGAGAACACAGTGGATGGCTTCCTGTTTGATGTGGGAGCCTCTTCCATGCAGTTTGACCAGGGCGGGCGAGGGTTCTCTCTGAGCCAGGACGGACCACTGGACATGCGTATGGATGGGGAGAG ATTTGGAAACAAGCAGCCCACAGCAGCAGATGTGGTGAACTCTCTGGGTGAGGATGATCTGTATGGCATCATCAAGACATATG CCCACGCCCCTGACAGGCACCAGGTCCTGAATGTTGACAAATCACCCCTGGATGCCCCCAGGGACAGGAATTGCCCTGAGTGA
- the LOC118414330 gene encoding uncharacterized protein LOC118414330 isoform X2 codes for MSCTILSVIALLVFIAGIDICLGHPHFLSEKLDYGVTYLNTNCSWCSHKVVPDALSNEPCHIRQAGHFRLVESRRLMQWCDGFLWKDMDLARVMDYIRRLNLLQEAVKTLMNGVYNDPPRSCNQIYRRYKKLLGEAPQTGYYYIQPKLASYRVYCEMQGERKGSTRVGRWAQSWDLQNITSPDNQTYEIELLSPEEQQLIHDLPFKTAHVVCDTTLQIEAQDHSFNPSMIKVIRQQSLSRKIKQQKFKINDGSEHTLVELTGCDQLRCSGREGYSAACGTGPEDNQLPARGNTTEPVVLASLLMKTGGNVRNAFTWTGTHYFLLLK; via the exons ATGTCGTG TACTATCCTGTCCGTGATCGCCCTGCTTGTGTTCATCGCGGGCATTGACATCTGTCTGGGCCATCCGCACTTCCTGTCAGAG AAGCTGGACTACGGTGTGACGTACCTGAACACCAACTGTTCCTGGTGCTCACACAAGGTCGTACCGGACGCGCTCAGCAATGAG CCGTGCCACATCCGTCAGGCCGGCCACTTCCGCCTGGTGGAGTCCCGTCGCCTCATGCAGTGGTGCGACGGGTTCCTGTGGAAGGACATGGACCTGGCCAGG GTGATGGACTATATTCGACGACTGAACCTGCTTCAAGAAGCCGTCAAGACGCTGATGAATG GTGTGTATAACGACCCTCCCCGGTCCTGTAACCAGATTTACCGCCGGTATAAGAAGCTTCTGGGTGAGGCCCCACAGACTGGCTACTACTACATACAACCCAAGCTCGCGTCCTACCGGGTTTACTGTGAGATGCAAGGG GAGAGAAAAGGATCCACCCGTGTTGGACGATGGGCGCAGAGTTGGGACCTACAGAACATTACGTCACCGGACAACCAGACGTACGAAATAGAGCTGTTGTCTCCGGAGGAACAACAACTGATACATG aTCTGCCTTTCAAGACAGCCCATGTGGTGTGCGACACGACACTTCAGATCGAGGCTCAAGACCACAGCTTCAACCCATCCATGATCAAGGTCATCCGCCAGCAATCTTTATCCCGCAAAATCAAACAGCAAAAGTTCAAG ATAAATGACGGCAGTGAGCACACCCTGGTGGAGCTGACGGGCTGTGATCAGCTGCGGTGCTCCGGTCGGGAGGGGTACTCGGCAGCCTGTGGGACCGGGCCCGAGGATAACCAGCTGCCTGCCCGGGGGAACACCACCGAGCCCGTGGTGCTGGCGTCTCTGCTGATGAAGACTGGCGGGAACGTGAGGAACGCCTTCACCTGGACGGGAACACACTACTTCCTGCTCCTGAAGTGA